The Streptomyces sp. NL15-2K genome contains a region encoding:
- a CDS encoding PP2C family protein-serine/threonine phosphatase, whose product MIRIKAGVPRRAGRPRTDTRAPGHRGLPSWLRGTSRPRRRRLRRALALGLPTAWGAVAVTYKLACPLAQQNGLGARAVSSAVFFAVGTGLICYVRHGLLRELRKARQVADAAQSVLLRPLPPRVDGLNLAAAQLSADHGATIGGDLYDVVATEHGVRVVMGDARGHGLTAIATAAAVLGSFREAAHDEAELDGVLRRLERALARHLRERARAEHPSAGPEPENPVAEEFVTVLLLDIDRDGEVRALNCGHPWPYLLSGTRVEPLANAEPHPPLGLFPLPHDLPPVRCGHLMPGETLVLHTDGAEDARDARGRFFSLHTALSEAVRDNLVAGPRVVLGSIFTALLRHTGGTPADDIALLVLSNDRQGRRPSGARGSDTCGSAAGARPATTNPQPTTHL is encoded by the coding sequence ATGATCCGCATCAAAGCTGGGGTTCCCCGCAGGGCTGGGCGGCCCCGGACGGATACACGGGCGCCCGGTCATCGGGGCCTTCCCTCATGGCTTCGAGGCACCTCTCGGCCCCGTCGCCGGCGGCTGCGGCGGGCCCTCGCGCTGGGGCTGCCCACCGCCTGGGGCGCCGTCGCCGTCACCTACAAGCTGGCCTGTCCGCTCGCCCAGCAGAACGGCCTCGGGGCCCGCGCGGTCTCCAGCGCCGTCTTCTTCGCCGTCGGCACCGGGCTGATCTGCTACGTCCGGCACGGTCTGCTGCGTGAGCTCAGGAAGGCCCGTCAGGTCGCGGACGCCGCCCAGAGCGTGCTGCTCCGGCCGCTGCCCCCGCGCGTCGACGGCCTCAACCTCGCCGCCGCCCAGCTGTCCGCGGACCACGGCGCCACCATCGGCGGTGACCTGTACGACGTGGTCGCCACCGAGCACGGCGTCCGGGTCGTGATGGGCGACGCACGCGGGCACGGCCTCACCGCCATCGCTACGGCGGCCGCCGTCCTGGGCAGCTTCCGCGAGGCCGCGCACGACGAGGCGGAACTCGACGGTGTGCTGCGCCGGTTGGAACGCGCCCTGGCCCGGCACCTGCGCGAACGGGCGCGCGCGGAACATCCCTCGGCCGGGCCGGAGCCCGAGAACCCGGTCGCCGAGGAGTTCGTCACCGTACTGCTGCTGGACATCGACCGGGACGGGGAGGTCCGCGCCCTCAACTGCGGCCATCCGTGGCCGTATCTGCTCAGCGGCACGAGGGTGGAGCCTCTCGCGAATGCGGAGCCTCACCCGCCCCTCGGCTTGTTCCCTCTTCCGCACGACCTGCCGCCCGTGCGGTGTGGCCACCTGATGCCGGGCGAGACCCTGGTCCTGCACACGGACGGTGCCGAGGACGCGAGGGACGCGCGTGGCCGGTTCTTTTCCCTGCACACAGCCCTGTCCGAGGCCGTACGCGACAACCTTGTCGCAGGCCCACGGGTCGTATTGGGTTCGATCTTCACGGCACTACTGCGTCACACGGGCGGCACACCAGCGGACGACATCGCCCTACTGGTACTCAGCAACGACCGGCAAGGCAGACGTCCCTCAGGGGCGCGGGGCAGTGACACGTGCGGCTCCGCCGCGGGGGCGCGACCAGCCACAACGAATCCGCAGCCGACAACGCACCTTTAA
- a CDS encoding family 10 glycosylhydrolase, whose translation MGRLSRRAFALAALSTLTTASGAAARPEHPRRATTEMRGVWLATVTNRDWPSQPGLTAAEQRAELIAHLDTAVRNRLNTVIFQVRPTADALWPSPYEPWSSYLTGTQGRSPGWDPLGTAVAQAHARGLELHAWFNPYRIAMHTDPTRLAAAHPARTHPHWVVAYGGKLYYNPGLPEVRAFVQNAMLDAVKKYPVDAVHFDDYFYPYPVAGQTFDDDAAYDRYGGAFPNRAAWRRDNTDKLVQEMARRIPEIRSTTRFGISPFGVWRNAATDSRGSDTRAGVQTYDDLHADTRKWVREGWIDYIVPQLYWNIGSAAADYAKLLPWWAEVARGSRTKLYLGEALYKAGDPAQSTVWQDPAELSRHLTLARDYPQARGHVFFAAREVAADRIGAMARVVADHYGQPAKPPR comes from the coding sequence ATGGGGCGACTGTCACGTCGGGCGTTCGCGCTGGCCGCGCTGTCGACTCTCACGACAGCCTCGGGTGCGGCGGCCAGGCCGGAGCATCCACGCAGGGCGACCACCGAGATGCGGGGCGTGTGGCTGGCGACCGTGACCAACCGCGACTGGCCCTCGCAGCCGGGTCTGACGGCGGCCGAGCAGCGCGCCGAGCTGATCGCCCACCTGGACACGGCGGTCCGCAACCGCCTCAACACGGTGATCTTCCAGGTGCGGCCGACGGCGGACGCGCTGTGGCCCTCGCCGTACGAGCCCTGGTCGTCGTATCTCACCGGCACTCAGGGCAGGTCCCCGGGCTGGGACCCGCTCGGTACGGCCGTGGCTCAGGCGCATGCCCGGGGGCTGGAACTGCACGCCTGGTTCAACCCCTACCGCATCGCCATGCACACCGACCCGACGAGGCTCGCCGCCGCGCACCCCGCCCGCACACATCCGCACTGGGTGGTGGCCTACGGCGGCAAGCTCTACTACAACCCCGGGCTGCCCGAGGTTCGCGCCTTCGTGCAGAACGCGATGCTGGACGCGGTGAAGAAGTACCCGGTGGACGCCGTGCACTTCGACGACTACTTCTACCCGTATCCGGTGGCGGGTCAGACCTTCGACGACGACGCGGCCTACGACCGCTACGGCGGCGCCTTCCCGAACCGGGCCGCCTGGCGGCGGGACAACACCGACAAGCTGGTGCAGGAGATGGCGAGGCGCATCCCGGAGATCCGCTCCACCACCCGCTTCGGCATCAGCCCCTTCGGGGTGTGGCGCAACGCGGCCACCGACTCACGCGGCTCGGACACCCGGGCGGGTGTGCAGACGTACGACGATCTGCACGCGGACACGCGGAAATGGGTCCGCGAGGGCTGGATCGACTACATCGTCCCGCAGCTCTACTGGAACATCGGCTCGGCCGCCGCCGACTACGCCAAGCTGCTGCCCTGGTGGGCCGAGGTGGCGCGGGGCAGCAGGACGAAGCTGTACCTGGGTGAGGCCTTGTACAAGGCGGGAGATCCGGCGCAGTCCACGGTCTGGCAGGACCCGGCCGAGCTGTCCCGCCACCTCACCCTGGCCCGCGACTACCCGCAGGCGCGCGGGCACGTCTTCTTCGCCGCCAGGGAAGTGGCGGCGGACCGGATCGGGGCGATGGCGCGGGTGGTCGCCGACCACTACGGGCAGCCGGCGAAGCCCCCGCGCTGA
- a CDS encoding GNAT family N-acetyltransferase, giving the protein MTETPAVTPSLAEGYEISADPDRIDAERVHRWLSTDAYWAIGRSREKQDRAVAGSLNFGVYETVAGDQVAYARVITDRATFAWLCDVYVDPSVRGKGIGTALVEAVREHLRPYGLRRILLATHDAHGVYEKLGFAPLEKPDQWMALVLDR; this is encoded by the coding sequence ATGACAGAGACCCCCGCCGTCACGCCCAGCCTCGCCGAAGGCTATGAGATCTCCGCCGATCCCGATCGCATCGACGCCGAGCGTGTGCATCGCTGGCTGTCGACGGACGCGTACTGGGCCATCGGCCGCTCCCGTGAGAAGCAGGACCGGGCGGTCGCAGGGTCGCTCAACTTCGGGGTGTACGAGACGGTCGCGGGGGATCAGGTCGCGTATGCGCGGGTCATCACCGACCGGGCGACCTTCGCGTGGCTGTGCGACGTGTACGTCGACCCGTCCGTGCGGGGCAAAGGGATCGGCACGGCTCTCGTCGAGGCCGTACGGGAGCATCTGCGGCCGTACGGGCTGCGGCGGATCCTGCTCGCCACCCACGACGCGCACGGGGTGTACGAGAAGCTCGGGTTCGCGCCGCTGGAGAAGCCGGACCAGTGGATGGCACTCGTGCTCGATCGGTGA
- a CDS encoding NUDIX hydrolase gives MQWTKQNEQTVYENRWFTVNLADVELPDGRHLDHFLIRLRPVAVATVVNAANEVLLLWRHRFITDSWGWELAAGVVEDGEDIARAAARELEEETGWRPGPLHHLMSVEPSNGLTDARHHIYWADEGEYVGHPVDDFESDRREWVPLKLVPDMVARGEVPAANMAAALLLLHHLRLGQDAMP, from the coding sequence GTGCAGTGGACGAAACAGAACGAACAAACTGTGTATGAAAACCGCTGGTTCACCGTCAACCTGGCAGATGTGGAGCTGCCCGACGGCCGGCACCTGGACCACTTCCTCATACGGCTGCGGCCGGTCGCCGTGGCCACGGTGGTGAACGCGGCCAACGAAGTCCTCCTCCTGTGGCGCCACCGCTTCATCACCGACAGCTGGGGGTGGGAACTCGCGGCGGGCGTCGTCGAGGACGGCGAGGACATCGCCCGCGCGGCCGCCAGGGAACTCGAGGAAGAGACCGGCTGGCGGCCGGGACCCCTGCACCACCTGATGAGCGTGGAGCCGTCCAACGGGCTCACCGACGCCCGGCACCACATCTACTGGGCCGACGAGGGCGAGTACGTCGGACACCCCGTGGACGACTTCGAGTCGGACCGCCGGGAATGGGTCCCCCTCAAACTCGTTCCCGACATGGTCGCCCGCGGCGAGGTCCCGGCCGCGAACATGGCGGCCGCGTTACTGCTGCTGCATCATCTCCGGCTCGGGCAGGACGCCATGCCCTGA
- a CDS encoding transcriptional regulator: MQPNTLLDAILDEAGISHAGLAAHVNQAGRARGLALRYEHTAVARWLKGQRPRGQVPDLICEVLAARLQRPVTLDDIGLGVPGEPSSPHGTSLSGFVERATALWRSDEQQRPHILGAPAVTGTPAVMPVWEWENPPEDVDVSRGGRQRVTPADIEMLRAARTHYEQMYRKAGGIATRTRIVGFLNAEAAPLLRGSYTDETGRQLHRATGGLVAVAGICAYDSDAHGLAQRYFHQALRLAKASGDRGLGAYVIALLVNQSLFMREYRQAVAFAEAALRAAGKHITPALASDLYAMQAKAYAHLGDGTSALSCIRRAEQAAERIRRGYEPDETGYVQPGLVNVQVAEALLSLGELAAAREHAMAAVDNPAHDRGRVHRLAMLSTIELRQGNADKAVAIAVQMAEQARGMESQRLRDRLRAVREHLVRSGCAGTSEAAELIDGALRVPL, encoded by the coding sequence ATGCAGCCCAACACTCTGCTCGACGCGATCCTGGACGAGGCGGGTATCTCGCACGCCGGCCTCGCCGCCCATGTGAACCAGGCGGGGCGGGCACGTGGTCTCGCGCTCAGATACGAACACACCGCCGTGGCACGGTGGTTGAAGGGCCAACGCCCCCGCGGCCAAGTGCCCGACCTGATCTGCGAGGTGCTCGCCGCCCGGCTGCAACGCCCCGTCACCCTCGACGACATCGGCCTCGGCGTGCCCGGCGAGCCCTCCAGCCCGCACGGCACGTCGCTGTCCGGCTTCGTCGAGCGGGCCACCGCCCTGTGGCGCTCCGACGAGCAGCAGCGCCCGCACATCCTGGGCGCGCCCGCGGTCACCGGCACGCCCGCCGTCATGCCCGTGTGGGAGTGGGAGAACCCGCCCGAGGACGTCGACGTCTCACGTGGCGGCCGGCAGCGGGTCACCCCCGCCGACATCGAGATGCTGCGCGCGGCCCGTACCCACTACGAGCAGATGTACCGCAAGGCCGGCGGCATAGCGACCCGCACCCGGATCGTCGGCTTCCTCAACGCCGAGGCCGCCCCGCTGCTGCGCGGCAGCTACACCGACGAGACGGGGCGCCAACTGCACCGGGCCACGGGTGGGTTGGTGGCCGTCGCCGGGATCTGCGCGTACGACTCCGACGCGCACGGCCTCGCCCAGCGCTACTTCCACCAGGCCCTCCGGCTGGCGAAGGCCAGCGGGGACCGGGGACTGGGGGCGTACGTGATCGCGCTCCTGGTCAACCAGTCGCTGTTCATGCGGGAGTACCGCCAGGCCGTCGCCTTCGCCGAGGCCGCGCTGCGCGCCGCGGGCAAGCACATCACCCCCGCCCTCGCCTCCGACCTGTACGCGATGCAGGCGAAGGCGTACGCACACCTCGGCGACGGCACGAGCGCACTGTCGTGCATCCGGCGGGCCGAGCAGGCCGCCGAACGCATCCGGCGCGGATACGAGCCCGACGAGACGGGCTATGTCCAGCCGGGACTGGTCAACGTCCAGGTGGCGGAGGCGCTGTTGAGCCTCGGCGAGCTCGCGGCGGCCCGGGAGCACGCCATGGCCGCCGTCGACAACCCCGCCCACGACCGGGGCCGGGTGCACCGGCTCGCCATGCTCAGCACCATCGAACTGCGCCAGGGCAACGCCGACAAGGCGGTGGCCATCGCGGTGCAGATGGCCGAGCAGGCCAGGGGGATGGAGTCCCAGCGCCTGCGCGACAGACTCCGGGCGGTCCGCGAACACCTCGTACGCAGCGGGTGCGCGGGCACGTCCGAGGCGGCCGAACTCATCGACGGGGCCCTGCGCGTACCGCTGTAG
- a CDS encoding DUF1918 domain-containing protein, with amino-acid sequence MRATVGDQLVQHGRVVGQHDKVGEIVEVLGQEGNPPYRVRFEDGHVGVCSPGPDTEIKHREKETRR; translated from the coding sequence ATGCGCGCAACCGTGGGCGACCAGCTTGTCCAGCACGGCAGGGTGGTCGGACAGCACGACAAGGTCGGCGAGATCGTCGAAGTACTCGGCCAGGAGGGCAACCCCCCGTACCGCGTCCGCTTCGAGGACGGGCACGTGGGCGTGTGCTCACCCGGCCCGGACACCGAGATCAAGCACCGGGAAAAGGAAACCCGCCGGTGA
- a CDS encoding PLP-dependent aminotransferase family protein, with protein MQERSSVGDLAEQLRRELDRYSPGGKLPSSRALVERFRVSPVTVSRALAQLAAEGLVVTRPGAGAFRARQRPAAAAVGDTSWQEVTLSADGAVDLVPRSVDASGVLVSLAAPPPGVVEFNGGYLHPSLQPERAMAAALSRAGRRPGAWGRPPTEGLPELREWFARGIGGAITAAEVLITSGGQSALTTALRALAPPGAPVLVESPTYPGMLAIARAAGLRPVPVPVDTDGVKPALLADAFRATGARVFVCQPLFQNPTGAVLAPDRRAEVLRIAREAGAFVIEDDFVRRLVHESAGPLPRPLAADDPDGVVVHVCSLTKATSPSFRVSALAAHGPVLERLRAIQIVDTFFVPRPLQEAALELVGSPAWPRHLRAISAELKTRRDTMTSALRLDLPELSLPHIPSGGYHLWLRLPDGTDEVALTAAALRAGVAITPGRPYFSAEPSAGHVRLSFAAVAGTGEIAEGVRRLRRACDEVL; from the coding sequence ATGCAAGAGCGTAGCAGCGTCGGTGATCTGGCAGAACAGTTGCGAAGGGAGCTGGATCGCTACTCTCCAGGTGGAAAGCTCCCGTCGAGCCGCGCCCTCGTGGAACGGTTCCGGGTGAGCCCGGTGACCGTCTCGCGGGCCCTGGCGCAGTTGGCCGCCGAGGGGCTGGTGGTCACCCGGCCCGGCGCCGGGGCCTTCCGTGCCCGGCAGCGTCCCGCCGCCGCTGCCGTAGGGGACACCTCGTGGCAGGAGGTCACCCTCAGCGCCGACGGCGCCGTCGATCTCGTACCGCGCTCGGTCGACGCCTCCGGCGTCCTGGTCTCCCTCGCCGCCCCGCCGCCCGGGGTGGTCGAGTTCAACGGCGGCTATCTGCACCCGTCGCTGCAACCGGAGCGGGCGATGGCCGCGGCGCTGTCCCGGGCCGGCCGCCGCCCCGGTGCCTGGGGGCGGCCGCCGACGGAGGGGCTGCCGGAGCTGCGGGAGTGGTTCGCGCGCGGCATCGGCGGTGCCATCACGGCCGCCGAGGTGCTGATCACCTCGGGCGGCCAGTCCGCGCTGACCACCGCACTGCGCGCGCTCGCCCCGCCCGGGGCGCCCGTCCTCGTCGAGTCGCCCACCTACCCGGGCATGCTGGCGATCGCCCGCGCGGCCGGACTGCGACCCGTCCCGGTACCGGTGGACACGGACGGCGTGAAACCGGCCCTGCTCGCCGACGCCTTCCGGGCGACCGGCGCCCGGGTCTTCGTCTGCCAGCCGCTCTTCCAGAACCCCACCGGCGCCGTGCTCGCCCCCGACCGGCGCGCGGAGGTGCTCCGCATCGCGCGCGAGGCCGGTGCGTTCGTCATCGAGGACGACTTCGTACGACGGCTCGTGCACGAGAGCGCGGGGCCGCTGCCGCGTCCGCTCGCAGCCGACGACCCCGACGGCGTCGTCGTCCATGTCTGTTCGCTGACCAAGGCCACCTCGCCCAGCTTCCGGGTGAGCGCGCTCGCCGCCCATGGCCCCGTGCTGGAGCGGCTGCGCGCCATCCAGATCGTCGACACCTTCTTCGTCCCCCGGCCGCTCCAGGAGGCGGCGCTCGAACTGGTCGGCTCGCCCGCCTGGCCCCGCCATCTGCGCGCCATCTCCGCGGAGCTGAAGACCCGCCGCGACACGATGACCTCCGCCCTCCGCCTCGACCTCCCCGAACTCTCCCTTCCGCACATCCCCTCGGGCGGCTACCACCTCTGGCTGCGCCTCCCCGACGGCACCGACGAGGTGGCCTTGACGGCCGCCGCCCTCCGCGCCGGCGTCGCGATCACTCCGGGCCGCCCGTACTTCAGCGCCGAACCTTCGGCCGGGCACGTGCGGCTGAGTTTCGCGGCGGTGGCGGGGACGGGGGAGATCGCGGAGGGGGTACGGCGGCTTCGCAGGGCCTGTGACGAGGTGCTCTAG
- a CDS encoding DMT family transporter: MRAQSSATAPTRIAVTAPARTTTAGTLQAALGVVAFSLTFPATAWGLEGFSPWALIAARTVLAAVIAGGCLLALRVPLPGRRHWPGLAVVAAGVVVGFPLLSTLALQTSTTAHAAVVVGLLPLTTALCSALRMGTRPSRTFWTAALVGAAAVVAFAVQQSGGALTAADLYLFGALLVCAAGYTEGGRLARLMPGWQVIAWALVLCLPLAVPAAAVALAYEPVRLTAHSVAGLVWVAAGSQFLGLVLWYRGMAAIGIPRASQLQLAQPLLTLVWSVLLLGEHLTVAAPVTAAAVLVCIAVTQRARS, encoded by the coding sequence ATGAGAGCACAGAGTAGCGCTACCGCGCCGACCCGGATAGCGGTCACCGCCCCGGCCAGGACGACGACCGCCGGCACCCTCCAGGCCGCCCTCGGCGTCGTCGCCTTCTCCCTCACCTTTCCCGCCACCGCCTGGGGCCTGGAGGGCTTCAGCCCGTGGGCCCTGATCGCGGCGCGCACGGTCCTCGCGGCGGTGATCGCCGGAGGCTGTCTGCTGGCACTGCGCGTCCCCTTGCCCGGCCGCCGGCACTGGCCGGGCCTCGCGGTCGTCGCCGCCGGGGTCGTGGTCGGCTTCCCGCTGCTGTCCACGCTCGCCCTGCAGACCTCGACCACCGCGCACGCCGCCGTGGTCGTCGGCCTGCTGCCGCTGACGACCGCGCTCTGCTCCGCGCTGCGCATGGGCACCCGTCCCTCCCGTACGTTCTGGACGGCGGCGCTCGTGGGCGCCGCGGCGGTGGTCGCCTTCGCGGTGCAGCAGAGCGGCGGTGCCCTCACCGCCGCCGACCTGTACCTCTTCGGGGCCCTGCTGGTGTGCGCGGCCGGCTACACGGAGGGCGGCCGGCTGGCCCGGCTCATGCCGGGGTGGCAGGTCATCGCCTGGGCGCTGGTGCTGTGTCTGCCGCTCGCCGTGCCCGCCGCCGCGGTGGCACTGGCGTACGAGCCCGTGCGCCTGACCGCGCACAGCGTGGCCGGGCTGGTGTGGGTCGCGGCGGGCTCCCAGTTCCTCGGCCTGGTCCTCTGGTACCGGGGCATGGCCGCGATCGGGATCCCGAGGGCCAGCCAGTTGCAGTTGGCCCAGCCGCTGCTCACACTGGTGTGGTCGGTGCTGCTGCTCGGCGAGCACCTGACGGTGGCTGCCCCGGTGACGGCCGCGGCGGTGCTCGTGTGCATCGCCGTCACCCAGCGGGCGCGGAGCTGA
- a CDS encoding DUF6314 family protein: protein MGEFWPVPDVLAYLAGRWRVERSVRDLASGAQGHFSGTTVFGPLDGGGLLHHESGTFTWQGVPRPAERTLRFLPGSSPGTADVRFADGRPFHDLDLTSGRHLADHPCSADLYRGEFTVRDRDHWRTVWRVGGPTKDLILTTEYARED, encoded by the coding sequence ATGGGCGAGTTCTGGCCGGTGCCGGACGTGCTGGCGTATCTGGCCGGGAGGTGGCGGGTGGAGCGATCGGTGCGGGATCTGGCGAGTGGCGCCCAGGGCCACTTCAGCGGTACGACGGTTTTCGGCCCACTGGACGGAGGCGGGCTGCTGCACCACGAGTCCGGCACTTTCACCTGGCAGGGCGTCCCACGTCCCGCCGAGCGCACGCTGCGCTTCCTGCCCGGAAGCTCACCGGGCACCGCGGACGTGCGCTTCGCCGACGGCCGCCCCTTCCACGACCTGGATCTGACCTCCGGCCGGCACCTCGCCGACCATCCCTGCTCGGCGGACCTCTACCGGGGCGAGTTCACCGTGCGCGACCGGGACCACTGGCGGACCGTGTGGCGGGTGGGCGGCCCCACCAAGGACCTCATCCTGACCACCGAGTACGCCCGCGAGGACTGA
- a CDS encoding 3-hydroxybutyryl-CoA dehydrogenase, producing the protein MTGISVDIARVGVVGCGQMGAGIAEVCARAGLDVMVAETTGEALEIGRTRLFNSLSKAAERGKITGEELDATQARLTFTTDLGEFADRDLVIEAVVENEQVKTEIFQVLDQVVTRADAILASNTSSIPLVKLAVATSRPDQVVGIHFFNPAPVQQLVELIPALTTSEGTLSRAQVFTEKVLGKHSIRAQDRSGFVVNALLIPYLLSAIRMFESGIASREDIDNGMEMGCAHPMGPLKLSDLIGLDTVASVAYSMYEEYKEPLYAAPPLLQRMVDAGRLGRKSGSGFYTYG; encoded by the coding sequence GTGACCGGTATCTCGGTAGACATTGCGCGCGTCGGAGTGGTGGGCTGCGGCCAGATGGGAGCGGGCATCGCCGAGGTGTGCGCCCGCGCCGGCCTGGACGTGATGGTCGCCGAGACCACCGGCGAGGCCCTGGAGATAGGCCGGACCCGGCTGTTCAACTCCCTGTCCAAGGCCGCCGAGCGCGGGAAGATCACCGGAGAGGAGCTCGACGCGACGCAGGCGCGCCTGACTTTCACCACCGATCTCGGCGAGTTCGCCGACCGCGACCTGGTGATCGAGGCCGTCGTCGAGAACGAGCAGGTCAAGACCGAGATCTTCCAGGTGCTCGACCAGGTGGTGACCCGGGCGGACGCCATCCTCGCCTCCAATACCTCCTCCATCCCGCTGGTCAAGCTGGCGGTCGCCACCTCGCGCCCCGACCAGGTCGTCGGCATCCACTTCTTCAACCCGGCCCCGGTGCAGCAGCTGGTCGAGCTGATCCCGGCGCTCACCACCTCCGAGGGCACGCTCAGCCGGGCCCAGGTCTTCACCGAGAAGGTGCTCGGCAAGCACTCGATCCGTGCCCAGGACCGCTCCGGCTTCGTGGTGAACGCGCTGCTGATCCCCTACCTCCTCTCCGCGATCCGGATGTTCGAGTCGGGCATCGCCAGCCGCGAGGACATCGACAACGGCATGGAGATGGGCTGCGCCCACCCGATGGGCCCGCTGAAGCTGTCCGACCTGATCGGGTTGGACACGGTTGCCTCGGTCGCGTACTCGATGTACGAGGAGTACAAGGAGCCGCTGTACGCCGCTCCCCCGCTGCTCCAGCGCATGGTCGACGCCGGCCGGCTGGGCCGGAAGTCCGGCTCGGGCTTCTACACCTACGGCTGA
- a CDS encoding histidine phosphatase family protein, producing the protein MQLRVTFVAAARSSPLLAERFADDRPLDQAGWDEVQRVAQDLIPLAAAELRYCSPTARSRATGDALGYSPLVQLALRDCDMGRWNGLTLREAMAREPAAVDAWLADPQATPHGGESLRAFISRVGNWLDTRPVEDGGRIVAVAEPSVIRAALVYAVKAPPSTYWNIDVRPLSTTVVTGRAGRWNLRFDGVSAQPSRA; encoded by the coding sequence ATGCAACTACGGGTCACCTTCGTCGCCGCCGCGCGCAGCTCCCCGCTGCTGGCGGAGCGCTTCGCGGACGACCGTCCGCTGGACCAGGCCGGCTGGGACGAGGTGCAGCGCGTCGCCCAGGACCTGATCCCGCTCGCGGCGGCCGAGTTGCGCTACTGCTCGCCGACTGCGCGCAGCCGCGCCACGGGGGACGCCCTCGGATACTCACCGCTGGTGCAACTCGCCCTGCGGGACTGCGACATGGGGCGCTGGAACGGGCTGACGCTCCGCGAGGCGATGGCCCGCGAACCTGCGGCCGTGGATGCCTGGCTCGCCGACCCGCAGGCCACCCCGCACGGCGGTGAGTCCCTGCGGGCCTTCATCTCCCGCGTCGGCAACTGGCTCGACACCCGGCCCGTCGAGGACGGCGGGCGCATCGTCGCCGTGGCCGAGCCGTCGGTGATCCGCGCGGCCCTGGTGTACGCCGTGAAGGCACCGCCCTCCACGTACTGGAACATCGACGTCCGCCCCCTGTCGACGACCGTCGTCACCGGCCGGGCGGGACGCTGGAACCTCCGCTTCGACGGGGTGTCCGCTCAGCCGTCCCGGGCGTAG